From the Arthrobacter sp. PM3 genome, one window contains:
- a CDS encoding amidohydrolase — MDTTDTITADEKLRTALADGVDRWKPRVEALARDIHRFKELSFEEVRSAEAITALLAEAGFEVERGSGGLPTAFTASAGSGELTVALCVEYDALPGIGHACGHNLIAGASVAAALALQPYVDQLGITLKAIGTPAEEHGGGKALMLERGAFDGVGLALMVHPVQDGVTYNPAGTSAQAVGRYKAIFTGKAAHAAAAPHLGVNAADAAVLSQVAIGLLRQQIPSDHRVACYVAEAGHVTNIIPEKAVVEFECRAFTMPEFEALLERVRRCFEGAATATGTTLVFEDTEPLYEPLIQDNELAAHWTAAMDAFGKDTSPAAGLSGGSTDMGNISQVIPSLHPWLSIPGADVPIHSHAFAALADTPPAYGVMFEAGTALAWTVAAAATTPTQRQRFTHAAYRRRTLTQEGAS, encoded by the coding sequence ATGGATACGACAGACACAATCACGGCGGACGAGAAGCTCCGTACGGCCCTGGCAGACGGCGTCGACCGCTGGAAGCCCCGGGTTGAGGCACTGGCCAGGGACATCCACAGGTTCAAGGAGCTCTCCTTCGAGGAGGTCCGGTCCGCGGAGGCGATCACCGCCCTGCTGGCGGAGGCCGGCTTCGAGGTGGAGCGCGGCAGCGGCGGCCTGCCCACCGCCTTCACCGCCTCAGCAGGAAGCGGCGAGCTGACGGTCGCACTGTGCGTGGAGTACGACGCGCTGCCGGGGATCGGCCACGCCTGCGGGCACAACCTGATCGCCGGTGCGTCCGTCGCCGCTGCCCTGGCCCTGCAGCCGTACGTGGACCAGTTGGGCATCACCCTCAAGGCCATCGGCACCCCCGCGGAGGAGCACGGCGGCGGCAAGGCCCTGATGCTGGAGCGGGGGGCGTTCGACGGCGTGGGCCTGGCTTTGATGGTCCACCCGGTGCAAGACGGGGTCACCTACAACCCGGCCGGCACCAGCGCCCAGGCCGTGGGCCGTTACAAGGCCATCTTCACCGGGAAGGCAGCCCACGCCGCGGCGGCGCCGCACCTCGGTGTGAACGCTGCCGACGCCGCCGTGCTCAGCCAGGTGGCGATCGGCCTGCTGCGCCAGCAGATCCCGTCCGACCACCGGGTCGCCTGCTACGTGGCCGAGGCCGGGCACGTCACCAACATCATCCCGGAGAAGGCCGTGGTGGAGTTCGAATGCCGGGCCTTCACAATGCCCGAGTTCGAGGCACTGCTGGAGCGGGTGCGGCGCTGCTTCGAAGGTGCCGCGACCGCCACCGGAACCACGCTGGTGTTCGAGGACACCGAGCCGCTCTACGAGCCACTGATCCAGGACAACGAGCTGGCCGCCCACTGGACCGCGGCCATGGACGCGTTTGGCAAGGACACGTCCCCGGCGGCCGGCCTCAGCGGCGGTTCCACGGACATGGGCAATATTTCCCAGGTCATCCCGTCGCTGCATCCGTGGCTGAGCATCCCCGGCGCGGACGTGCCCATCCATTCGCACGCGTTCGCCGCCCTGGCGGACACTCCCCCGGCGTACGGGGTGATGTTCGAGGCAGGCACCGCGCTGGCCTGGACCGTCGCCGCGGCCGCCACAACCCCCACCCAACGTCAACGCTTCACCCACGCGGCGTACCGCCGTCGTACTCTCACCCAGGAAGGCGCATCATGA
- a CDS encoding aldehyde dehydrogenase — MNTTTAPTSSSAATARAVLDAAFPAGFGAFVDGRVSTGNGETITLTAAATGEPFASYADPGAEGADAILQSATAGAAAWGRLNGFERAEILRQVSRAVEQHAEELAILESATTGKPIRDARAEAAKVAEMFGYYSGWADKLTGQTIPVPGNWHTYTERVPWGVVVAITPWNAPLFTAGWNSAAPLAAGNAVIIKPSEFTPASSVRLAQIAHEAGLPAGVFNVAAGLGQTVGAALTTDPRVGKVSFIGSVPTGRRVAVAAAQAGIPALLELGGKSANIVFADADLERAADGAISAIFSGAGQSCVAGSRLLVERSVHAEFVQMVAAKAARLRVGDPLDADTEVGPIITPQQFATVSSLIEAGMADGGRRLTEAALPETLSGSALKGGHWVMPTLLDGVTPDNRLESTEVFGPVVGADAFDTEAEAIARANNTSFGLAGAVWTSDVSRAHHVAREVKAGTFWINAYKTIHVAVPFGGFGDSGHGRSSGPGVLEEYTQTKAVWVPTRAAGSPFPSLSY; from the coding sequence GTGAACACCACTACAGCCCCCACATCTTCCTCCGCGGCCACCGCCCGGGCAGTCCTTGACGCCGCCTTCCCGGCGGGATTCGGCGCCTTCGTGGACGGCCGCGTCAGCACCGGCAACGGGGAGACCATCACCCTCACCGCTGCCGCCACCGGCGAACCTTTCGCCAGCTACGCCGACCCGGGTGCCGAGGGTGCCGATGCCATCCTGCAAAGCGCGACGGCGGGTGCCGCCGCCTGGGGCCGGCTCAACGGATTTGAGCGCGCCGAGATCCTCCGCCAGGTCAGCCGCGCCGTCGAACAGCATGCCGAGGAACTGGCCATCCTTGAATCCGCCACCACCGGCAAACCCATCCGCGATGCCCGGGCAGAGGCGGCCAAGGTGGCGGAAATGTTCGGCTACTACTCCGGCTGGGCGGACAAGCTCACCGGCCAGACCATCCCCGTCCCCGGCAACTGGCACACCTACACCGAGCGCGTGCCGTGGGGCGTCGTCGTCGCCATCACCCCGTGGAACGCACCCCTCTTCACCGCCGGCTGGAACTCCGCCGCGCCGCTCGCCGCCGGCAACGCCGTCATCATCAAACCCAGCGAATTCACCCCGGCCTCGTCGGTCCGGCTCGCCCAGATCGCCCACGAAGCCGGCCTGCCCGCAGGCGTGTTCAATGTGGCCGCAGGCCTGGGCCAGACGGTCGGTGCGGCGCTGACCACGGACCCCCGCGTCGGGAAGGTCAGCTTCATCGGCTCCGTCCCCACCGGCCGCCGCGTCGCGGTCGCCGCGGCGCAGGCCGGCATCCCGGCCCTGCTGGAACTCGGCGGCAAGAGCGCCAACATCGTGTTCGCTGACGCGGACCTGGAGCGTGCCGCAGACGGCGCCATCTCCGCCATTTTCTCCGGGGCAGGACAGTCCTGCGTCGCCGGTTCCAGGCTCCTGGTGGAGCGCAGCGTGCACGCGGAATTCGTGCAGATGGTGGCCGCCAAGGCTGCCCGGCTCCGTGTGGGCGATCCCCTGGACGCAGACACCGAGGTAGGCCCCATCATCACGCCGCAGCAGTTCGCCACCGTCAGCAGCCTGATCGAAGCAGGCATGGCCGACGGCGGCCGCCGCCTCACGGAAGCCGCGTTGCCGGAAACACTGAGCGGCTCAGCGTTGAAAGGCGGCCACTGGGTGATGCCCACCCTCCTGGACGGCGTCACCCCCGATAACCGCCTGGAATCCACAGAGGTTTTCGGCCCGGTGGTGGGTGCGGACGCGTTCGATACCGAAGCGGAGGCGATCGCCCGCGCCAACAACACCAGCTTCGGCCTGGCCGGGGCAGTGTGGACCTCGGATGTCTCCCGCGCCCATCACGTGGCCCGCGAGGTCAAGGCCGGCACGTTCTGGATCAATGCGTACAAGACCATCCACGTGGCGGTCCCGTTCGGCGGCTTCGGGGATTCCGGCCACGGCCGCTCCTCCGGCCCCGGGGTCCTGGAGGAATACACGCAGACCAAGGCCGTCTGGGTACCCACCCGAGCCGCCGGCTCCCCCTTCCCCTCCCTGTCCTACTAG
- a CDS encoding NAD(P)-dependent oxidoreductase, whose translation MGCSPAWKRPTRSAAGPPSAAPSNSGKTWTSTSTRRPALTETPSTTHHQRLRSTTMNEPQTRRVAVIGLGAMGGAMAATLHKAGWQVTGFDPSDSARQAAQAIGIGTTDTLAAVAGTPYVVLSLPAASMVESTVPQLLAEPGTVAVIDTTTSEPATSRQMAELTEKNGAAFIDAPVSGGRDGAATGTLSAFVGATDAALHAAEPVLMALTGGNFSHIGGPGSGNVVKLLNNVLAAANLASVGEALGVAKAYGIDPVTAAASISGASGGSKVSATMYPNWVLSGSHDSGFSMGLMARDAALAMDVAGQIGQKPELLAAVARQWQDALSALGPKADFTEIARTVAPAITPAGAPASQSAV comes from the coding sequence ATGGGCTGCTCGCCGGCATGGAAGCGGCCCACCCGGAGCGCAGCCGGGCCACCATCCGCCGCACCCAGCAACTCTGGAAAGACCTGGACATCTACCTCGACTAGGCGCCCAGCACTCACGGAAACACCCAGCACGACTCATCACCAACGCCTCAGGAGTACCACTATGAACGAGCCACAAACCCGCCGCGTCGCCGTGATCGGGCTCGGCGCCATGGGTGGCGCGATGGCCGCCACCCTGCACAAGGCCGGGTGGCAGGTCACCGGCTTCGACCCGTCGGATAGCGCCCGGCAGGCAGCCCAAGCAATTGGCATCGGCACCACCGACACTCTGGCGGCCGTCGCCGGCACGCCCTACGTGGTTCTGTCCCTGCCCGCCGCCAGCATGGTTGAAAGCACGGTGCCGCAGCTCCTGGCAGAGCCCGGAACTGTGGCCGTCATCGACACCACCACCTCCGAACCTGCCACCAGCCGGCAGATGGCAGAGCTCACGGAGAAGAACGGCGCCGCGTTTATCGACGCCCCTGTCTCCGGAGGACGCGACGGCGCCGCCACCGGCACGCTCAGTGCCTTCGTCGGTGCCACGGACGCCGCCCTGCACGCGGCCGAACCCGTGCTAATGGCTCTCACCGGCGGCAACTTCAGCCACATCGGCGGCCCGGGCAGCGGCAATGTGGTCAAGCTCCTCAACAACGTCCTGGCCGCCGCCAACCTCGCCTCCGTTGGCGAGGCCTTGGGCGTCGCCAAGGCTTACGGCATCGATCCGGTCACCGCAGCCGCGAGCATCAGCGGCGCCTCCGGCGGCAGCAAAGTCTCGGCAACCATGTACCCCAACTGGGTACTCAGCGGCAGCCACGATTCCGGTTTCTCCATGGGCCTCATGGCGAGGGACGCCGCCCTCGCCATGGACGTGGCCGGACAGATCGGCCAGAAGCCGGAGCTCTTGGCCGCCGTCGCCCGTCAATGGCAGGACGCTTTGTCCGCGCTCGGACCAAAGGCGGACTTCACCGAGATCGCCCGGACCGTCGCCCCGGCCATCACCCCCGCCGGCGCACCTGCCTCCCAGTCCGCCGTATGA